The Mustelus asterias chromosome 1, sMusAst1.hap1.1, whole genome shotgun sequence genomic interval GCCCGTTTTCCAAGCAAACGTGCTCCCGGGTCCGACTGCTGAGCGTGAATGTGAGAAGACGAGGAAGCCAGGAGGGGAGAACGCGGTCAAGCAGGAAGTGTCCAGCCCAGATGCTGAAGAAAAGGGTAAGATATTGAAAAGCAGCAGGGAGAGTGAAAGCCCCAGTGTTAATGCAGGGATTCTTGAGACATTTAAAGTCCGAGATGTGGATGAGAAATTGTCTGACGAGGACGCTgaaaagagttttaaaaattcctctgaaaagcagcctgaTAACAGAGTCCTCGATGGCAAAAGTGGTGAGAAAACCGGAGTGAATGTTACTTGTTCTTCAAATCTTAGGGCTAAGTCCTCCTCCAAGCTTTCCTCGTGCATTGCAGCAATTGCCGCTTTGAATGCCAAAAAGGCTGCAGCAGATGTCAGTAAGGAACCTCAGTCTGTCTCGAGGGGGCCTTCTCCGGTTTTAAAACAATCTAGAGAAAGCCCCCGAGTCACTGAACAATCTCCAGAGGGCCCTCAGAGCCCAATGGAAGTGGTGAAGAAAGTCGCCATCAAACAGCCCGACAGCCCCCGCAGCGTGTCAAGTGAAAGTAGCATGAAAGGGTCCCCTTCCTCTCCTGCAAGCTCACCCCCTGCAATCCCCAAGGTCCGCATCAAGACCATCAAAACATCATCTGGTGAAATCACCAGAACCGTGACCAGAATCATGCCAGATGTTGAGCAAGAGCTTGGTAGAAGAGGAccagaacaggcaaactccatgGTTGTCTCATCACTTTTGTCGTCTCCACCTGCTGAGTCCGCTGTGTCTTCGCCTCCTACCACACCAATGCAAACGGCGCTTGTTACGGCTTCTAATGCAGTAATGTCTCCTGAGGTTGCTCAGAAACAGGTTACAATTAAACCTGTTGCCACTGCTTTTCTTCCAGTGTCTGCTGTGAAGACGGCAGGATCGCAGGTGATCAACCTGAAGTTTGCGAACAACACTACAGTCAAAGCCACCGTCATTTCTGCTGCCTCAGTTCAGAGTGCCAGCAGTGCCATCCTGAAGGCTGCCAATGCTATGCAGCAGCAAACAGTGGTGGTACCAGCAGCCAGCCTTGCCAATGCCAAACTCGTGCCAAAGACGGTCCACCTCGCTAACCTTAACCTTCTGCCTCAAACTGCCCAAGCGACTTCTGAACTCCGTCAAGTGCTTTCCAAAGCGCAACAGCCCATAAAGCAGGCTCTGATCACCGCTGCTTCCGCCCAGCCTGCTAAAAAGGTATCTCGAGTTCACGTGGTGGCCCATTCCCAGAATGCAGTGGTTGAGACATTCAACAAGGTGCTGAGCAGTGTGAATCCAGTCCCTATCTATACACCTAACCTCAATCCTCCAACTAATGCTAATATCACTATTCCACTCCGTGGGTACAAATGCTTAGAATGTGGTGACTCATTTGCTTTGGAGAAAAGTTTGGCACAGCATTACGACCGGAGGAGTGTGAGGATTGAAGTCACGTGCAACCACTGTGCAAAGAACTTGGTCTTCTTCAACAAGTGCAGCCTTCTTTCGCATGCTCGCGGGCACAAGGACAAGGGTGTGGTCATGCAGTGCTCCCATCTGATCATGAAACCCATTCCTGCAGACCAGATGATCATTCCCAGTTCCAGCAATGCCGTTTCCTCcatgactgtatctgcactggtcTCGACGTCTGCAGGTGGCATTGTGAGTGCCGTTGCAAAAACTGTCGTGGGCATACCCAGTGCAGTGATCTCTGCGCCTGCCAACGCTCCCATCCTCCCCGCAATGCCCCTCGATGAGGACCCGTCAAAGCTTTCCCGTCATGGCATGAAGTGTTTGGAGTGCAGTGAGACATTTCTGGATGAGATTTTGCTCGCCACACATTTCCAACATGCTGCAGAAGCAGGAGGACAGGTAAATCCAGTTGTGTCAAGTGAGTTGGTAATTGTTCCCTAGTTGTCTTTAGTTAACATTGTTTTTTGTCAGTACCACAGTAATGGCTTGTCTGCTCACCTAAATATACCCAGACAATGAATAGTGCTCTTCCTGAAAACACTTATTTAATTCTGTCTGCAAccagacaacaacaacttgcatttatgtagtaccTTTACTGTAGTTGAAAATGTCCTACTGTGCTCCTCAGGAGCATAATCAAATAAAAACTGACACCGAGTTAGCAAAGGAGATATTGGGGGCAGGTGACCTAAAAATTGggtgaagaggtaggttttaaggagcctcTTAAATGAGGaaatagagagatggagaggtgcaGGGAAGGAATTATGGAGCTTGTGGCCTGGATCAATGAATGCATGGCTGCCAGTGATGGGGGTGAACAAAGTTGGGACATGCAAGTGACTTGAGTAGATGTTGGAGATATTGGAGGGTtgtaggctggaggagattccagcaaGAGGGAGGGACAAAACAATGGAGGGATTTGCCatgagaatgagaattttaaagttaagATGACAGTGGACGAGGAGCCAATGTGGTTCTGCGAACAGAAGCATgataagcacggtggcacagtggttaacactgcagctgcccagcgccagggacctgggttcgattcctggtttgggtcgctgtctgtgtggaattggcacattctccccgtgtctgtgtggatttcctgcgggtgctccggtttcctcccacagtccaaagatgtgcaggttaggtgcattggccatgctaaattgccccttagtgtcccaggatgtgtaggttagcatgattagcagggtaaatactgggattatggggatagggccaaggtgggattgttgttgatgcagactcgatgggccgagtggcctccttctgcactgtagggtttctatgattttctatgaaatAGCCAGTTAATGCCAATTAGAATATATATCACGAACCGCAGAGATTATGCAAGGCGGATGGAAGGCTGGTCAAGAAAAAACAGTTGTAAGTCTTTGGAACTTACCCTGAAaaaatggtggaagcagaatctttgaatatttttataagtgggggggtgataggttattgggtgtaagcaggatgcagatttgaggttactggcaaatcagccttgatcttaggctgaggggctgaatgtcctactcctgctccttgttcgttTGCTTGTACGTTCGACACATCTTTCTAGGATGCTACTCCTCCTACTGTGTTTCCACTGCAGTTGGACTGTTCATGTCCAGATTCACTGTCTATGTTCCCTGGTGATCCAGCACACGAAAAATTAAGCAAAATATTTTACATTATTTCTTGTTGATCTGTGCAGTTTGGATTTGGCGAGCATGAGGTTTGCAAAGGGATATCCTTGAAGCTGTTATTTCAGTGGTGAATGAATTCTCAATCAGAACATCAAGATGTGTTGGCAACGGCAACTTGAGATAGTAATCAAAACAGTCGGGTGGCTATTGACTTTGAGAAATAGTGGAAAATGTGTCGATAAGTAAGCCCGTTTTACTTCTCTCCTTGACCCCAGGGGGCGATTTGAAATAAATGGACCCATTAGAAAGAATTATAATATTATCTTTTGAGTTTTTATTTCTGCTCATTTCTGTTCTCTTTTAGTGAAGGTAGTTTCGTTTATTGACATCAGAACTTAATGATGCAAGTAGGGAGGAGAAACTGAGAGTGACTGATAGCACTGTGGAACTAAGTAAATTACACAGAGCAGCTAGCTGAGTTTCTATGCCTTCTGGTTATCTATGACTTATATTTGTGCGGTACCTTGAACATAaagaatgtcccaaagcattcCATGAATGGTTGTGAGGAGAGCAGTGCTGAATTAACATGAGGGAGATTAAGAATGGTGATTAGAAGCTTGGTCCTGGGTAATGTTATTCCTCGGCCAGCATCACACTAAAATCCGATTACTTGGCCAGTTATCCAATTGTtctttgtgggactttgctgagCATAATTCCCAACATTAaaagaattccatgtgctttgggacattttgttcATGGAAAGGGGCTGTATAAatggctgcagagctgggctttaGGAGAGGAtagtggagaggaagagagattttGGAAGGGAATGCCAAAGAATGGGTGGAAGGATGTTCTGTCTCCAAGGAATggaatgtgggcagcatggtggcacagtggttagcactgctgcctcacagcgccagggactcaggttcgattccggccttgggtgcttgtgtggagtttgcatgttcttgctgtttctgcgttggtttcctgcgggtgctctggtttcctcccacagtccaaggttagctggattagccatggtaaatgcacagagttacAGGGATGAAGGGGAggtggctgggtaagatgctcttttgaagagtcggtgcagacttgatgggccgaatggctttctgctgcactgtagggattctatggacaaaGAGCTGGAAACAGAGATTAGCTATGTTTGCACAGAGGAGGATTCAGGATTggggaaaatggtggaaaatagggatggggggaagggggtgatttCCTGGCCCCACTGCAGTGTGTTTTTCATGGTGGAAGGCAGCATGCCATTCACCTGCGCAGGATTAAACGAtcatgccactgtcaatggggtttcccattgactgcaccccacacCGTCGGAAAACCCATGGCTGGGGTGTGCGCCTCGGCGGGACAAGAaagtcccactggcatgaacagctggaaaattccagcccattaaACAATTTGACCACAAAGATGTGAACAAAAGATAtggagaatctgaaataaa includes:
- the znf532 gene encoding zinc finger protein 532 isoform X3, with amino-acid sequence MNNAATELHCFLLHGSNTRSLQKALHTYKLTIMGDMKTPDFDDLLAAFDIPDMQVDPKAAIESAHDENEGQLKQSIPVDEDAQVPSAPDGVVSVIVKNIRTLDSCETAATATETSALDKENHHSSGNGLHNGFLSVTALDGYSKESDSKPVRCEGPPGTEAKLDLSRAETVDGPGSGLKDSAFNQFSPISSAEEFEDDDKIEVDDPPHIKEESQPVFQANVLPGPTAERECEKTRKPGGENAVKQEVSSPDAEEKGKILKSSRESESPSVNAGILETFKVRDVDEKLSDEDAEKSFKNSSEKQPDNRVLDGKSGEKTGVNVTCSSNLRAKSSSKLSSCIAAIAALNAKKAAADVSKEPQSVSRGPSPVLKQSRESPRVTEQSPEGPQSPMEVVKKVAIKQPDSPRSVSSESSMKGSPSSPASSPPAIPKVRIKTIKTSSGEITRTVTRIMPDVEQELGRRGPEQANSMVVSSLLSSPPAESAVSSPPTTPMQTALVTASNAVMSPEVAQKQVTIKPVATAFLPVSAVKTAGSQVINLKFANNTTVKATVISAASVQSASSAILKAANAMQQQTVVVPAASLANAKLVPKTVHLANLNLLPQTAQATSELRQVLSKAQQPIKQALITAASAQPAKKVSRVHVVAHSQNAVVETFNKVLSSVNPVPIYTPNLNPPTNANITIPLRGYKCLECGDSFALEKSLAQHYDRRSVRIEVTCNHCAKNLVFFNKCSLLSHARGHKDKGVVMQCSHLIMKPIPADQMIIPSSSNAVSSMTVSALVSTSAGGIVSAVAKTVVGIPSAVISAPANAPILPAMPLDEDPSKLSRHGMKCLECSETFLDEILLATHFQHAAEAGGQTCQICQMLLPNKCSFSSHLRIHQHKSPYTCPECGAICRSSHFQTHVTRNCLHYTRKVGYRCIHCGVVYADLAALKSHIQGAHCEIFYKCPICPMAFKSAPSTHSHAYTQHPGIKIGEAKIIYKCSMCDTVFTQQTLLCSHFDQHVAKQKVSVFKCPDCALLYAQKQLMVEHIKSMHGTLKSIEGPPNLGPQQPLVTKPVNTSGQNKTDGNAVNGTDRLGKKPSVVVRKTGSRSKANNPGWMCQDCEEWFPEREDYISHMKKDHGKQMKKHPCRQCEKSFSSSHSLCRHNRIKHKGIRKVYTCWNCPDSKRTFTKRFMLEKHIRLMHGIKNPDVAQMTETTNVESPKKEENKAMNGDFSDGNLTSWVVTPCPLTEASLSVICINQPGHAALLVWTFILCYMYKLHEKLTC